Proteins encoded together in one Paenibacillus sp. J23TS9 window:
- a CDS encoding MFS transporter, which yields MQRKWVNSPYTFALGMFAMMVPSQAFSTFYSFFYVEKLGLGIGLATLARTIFLIWDAVNNPLFGHWSDRTNTRLGRRRPWIFGAMPLFMLTFIMVFSPPGGLSQNGLFAWFLTALILFEAVSTVLWVNYGALFPELYQGDRLRAKASAIQQSYQVVALLIGSALTPIIFKALNFSNMSIIYAFVFGIAMLICMLGVRERKEHSVGEPLKLGAAFKETLKNKKFWLFNISNSFAQTVNGLVSSIIPFYAKYVLKIGEAQVTILMAAVFVSVIPLVFVWYWICRRMDGVKVWRLSLAVYAVSVLPLWFGFNLVSGVAAGIAVGFGLAGFLVTPAMVSGRIIDEDAEKTGLRREGIYTAVAGFITRSSGLISALAFLIVGLIFGYESGEKPGANPEMTFRVLISVVPFCLLLVSIVISLLTRFEFTTHRRGDLTHGEETHHQL from the coding sequence ATGCAGCGCAAATGGGTCAATTCACCGTACACCTTCGCTCTCGGTATGTTTGCCATGATGGTTCCGAGCCAGGCATTCAGCACGTTTTACAGCTTCTTTTACGTGGAAAAGTTGGGGCTTGGCATCGGGCTGGCAACACTGGCCCGCACGATCTTTCTTATCTGGGATGCCGTTAATAATCCGCTGTTTGGCCACTGGTCTGACCGCACCAATACCCGGCTCGGTCGGAGGAGACCGTGGATTTTCGGTGCTATGCCGCTGTTCATGCTGACATTTATTATGGTGTTCTCGCCTCCCGGAGGGTTATCACAGAACGGACTATTCGCCTGGTTTCTGACGGCTTTGATTTTGTTTGAGGCGGTATCTACGGTATTGTGGGTTAACTATGGAGCCTTGTTTCCTGAGCTGTATCAGGGTGATCGTCTCCGAGCCAAGGCATCGGCTATCCAGCAAAGCTATCAGGTGGTGGCGCTGCTAATCGGATCGGCGCTTACGCCGATTATTTTCAAGGCACTGAATTTCTCCAACATGTCCATCATTTACGCATTTGTTTTCGGGATTGCCATGCTCATCTGCATGCTTGGAGTTCGTGAGCGCAAGGAGCACAGCGTGGGAGAGCCATTAAAGCTGGGCGCCGCATTCAAGGAAACGCTGAAGAATAAAAAATTCTGGCTGTTTAATATCTCGAACTCATTCGCTCAGACGGTGAATGGGCTCGTCAGCTCCATAATCCCTTTTTATGCGAAGTATGTGCTGAAAATTGGCGAAGCGCAGGTCACGATTCTTATGGCGGCTGTGTTCGTATCGGTCATTCCGCTCGTTTTTGTCTGGTACTGGATCTGCCGCCGGATGGACGGGGTGAAGGTATGGCGGTTGTCGCTGGCTGTCTATGCGGTATCCGTTCTTCCGCTCTGGTTCGGCTTTAACCTGGTCAGCGGGGTGGCAGCCGGAATCGCTGTCGGTTTCGGACTTGCGGGCTTCCTGGTGACACCGGCGATGGTCAGCGGCAGAATCATTGATGAAGATGCAGAGAAAACGGGCCTGCGCAGAGAGGGTATATATACGGCCGTGGCCGGATTCATTACCCGTTCCAGCGGACTGATCTCGGCTCTCGCATTTCTGATTGTGGGTTTAATCTTTGGCTATGAAAGCGGTGAGAAGCCGGGAGCGAATCCCGAAATGACGTTCCGGGTGTTGATCAGTGTCGTGCCGTTCTGTCTGCTTCTCGTATCCATTGTGATTTCGCTGCTTACCCGATTTGAATTTACGACGCACCGTAGGGGGGACTTAACGCATGGGGAAGAAACTCATCATCAACTGTGA
- a CDS encoding LrgB family protein has protein sequence MSIAADPLFGIAVTVIVYALFLWLQSRRSWVQPLLMTSAMIMIMLVVLRIPVSDYQKGGSWLSFLLGPATIALGVPIYKNAERIRRSWRPILGGITIGALSGLLSSGLIVLWMGGTSDMAWTLMPKSATTPISMEVSRLYGGYPELTAVLTVLTGLAGSIMGPPLLRLCGIRDETAIGVAIGTTSHGIGTARVLKDSEWMGAVSGFSMGLTGIWVSVLALPLHLLGF, from the coding sequence ATGTCCATCGCGGCTGATCCCTTATTCGGCATTGCTGTTACCGTCATTGTGTACGCACTGTTTTTATGGCTGCAATCCCGCCGTTCTTGGGTTCAGCCGCTGCTCATGACCAGCGCCATGATTATGATCATGCTTGTGGTGCTCAGGATTCCGGTATCCGATTACCAGAAGGGCGGCTCCTGGCTGAGCTTCCTGCTCGGTCCGGCGACGATCGCGCTAGGCGTGCCCATCTATAAAAATGCCGAGCGAATCCGCCGCAGCTGGCGTCCAATCCTGGGCGGCATTACCATTGGGGCTTTAAGCGGCCTGCTGAGCTCAGGGCTGATCGTGCTGTGGATGGGCGGAACGAGTGACATGGCCTGGACGCTTATGCCCAAGTCTGCGACAACGCCGATCTCGATGGAGGTATCGCGGCTTTATGGCGGCTATCCGGAGCTGACGGCGGTACTCACCGTCTTGACGGGTCTTGCGGGCAGCATTATGGGTCCGCCGCTGCTGCGGCTATGCGGCATCCGGGATGAGACGGCCATCGGCGTTGCCATCGGTACGACCTCTCATGGCATCGGCACGGCCCGCGTGCTCAAGGACTCGGAGTGGATGGGCGCTGTCAGCGGCTTTAGCATGGGGCTGACCGGCATCTGGGTGTCGGTGCTGGCCCTTCCGCTGCATTTACTGGGGTTTTGA
- a CDS encoding CidA/LrgA family protein — translation MIGFAILAFFQLAGWLIQRLTGLPLPANVIGLLLFIVALFLKWVPLHKVEETASFLLKYMSLFFVPVIVGSLAFFPYLREHWAVITGSGVVSLLLPLLVTGWMVQNRLQARKARQQKEDAHVHRG, via the coding sequence ATGATTGGATTTGCTATACTTGCCTTTTTTCAGCTGGCTGGTTGGCTCATTCAGCGTCTAACGGGCTTGCCGCTCCCCGCCAATGTGATCGGCTTGCTTTTATTTATTGTGGCTTTGTTTTTGAAGTGGGTGCCGCTCCATAAGGTGGAGGAAACGGCGTCGTTCTTGCTCAAATATATGAGTCTTTTTTTTGTGCCGGTGATCGTAGGCAGCCTTGCTTTCTTTCCTTATCTCCGCGAGCATTGGGCCGTAATCACGGGCAGTGGAGTTGTGAGCCTGCTTTTGCCTTTGCTTGTAACCGGCTGGATGGTGCAAAACCGCCTGCAAGCCCGAAAGGCCCGGCAGCAGAAGGAGGATGCTCATGTCCATCGCGGCTGA
- a CDS encoding acetylxylan esterase yields MPLVDMPLSELKTYQGINPRPHDFDAYWEKALEEMHAVDPQVEMIPAEFQLPFAECFHLYFTGVSGARVHAKYIRPKGIAEPHPAVLQFHGYTGNSGDWMDKMVYPSLGFSVASLDVRGQGGLSEDTGGVRGNTHRGHIIRGLENEDPHRLLFRDVFLDTAQLASIVMNLPEVDAERVGATGWSQGGALTIACAALEPRIKKAAPVYPFLSDYRRTWEMDLFKHAYEELSTYFRYFDPQHQREEEIFTKLGYIDIQNLAPRIKADVLVGVGLMDVVCPPSTQFAAINKITAPVQLEVFPDFGHEGLPGLHDKIIQFLKDL; encoded by the coding sequence ATGCCGCTAGTCGATATGCCCCTATCAGAGCTGAAAACGTACCAAGGAATCAATCCAAGACCCCATGATTTTGATGCTTATTGGGAAAAGGCGCTTGAGGAGATGCATGCCGTAGATCCCCAGGTAGAGATGATCCCTGCTGAATTCCAGCTTCCGTTCGCGGAATGCTTCCATTTGTATTTCACGGGTGTAAGCGGTGCCAGAGTGCATGCGAAGTACATCAGGCCCAAAGGAATTGCAGAGCCGCATCCGGCTGTGCTTCAGTTCCATGGCTACACCGGGAATAGCGGCGACTGGATGGACAAGATGGTGTATCCGTCGCTTGGGTTTTCCGTCGCTTCCCTGGATGTACGGGGACAGGGAGGCTTATCTGAAGATACCGGCGGGGTACGCGGAAATACGCATCGCGGCCATATAATCCGCGGTCTGGAGAATGAGGACCCGCATCGCCTGCTGTTCCGGGACGTATTCCTGGATACTGCGCAACTAGCCTCTATTGTCATGAATCTGCCGGAAGTGGATGCAGAACGTGTAGGTGCAACAGGCTGGTCGCAGGGTGGTGCACTGACGATCGCATGTGCAGCTTTGGAGCCACGGATCAAGAAGGCGGCGCCGGTCTATCCGTTCCTGAGCGATTACCGCAGAACATGGGAAATGGATCTCTTCAAGCATGCTTATGAAGAGCTCAGCACGTACTTCCGCTATTTTGATCCGCAGCATCAGCGCGAGGAAGAGATTTTCACGAAGCTAGGATATATCGATATCCAGAACCTAGCACCACGCATCAAGGCCGACGTGCTTGTCGGGGTTGGCCTGATGGATGTCGTGTGTCCGCCGTCCACGCAGTTTGCGGCCATCAACAAGATCACCGCTCCGGTGCAGCTCGAGGTTTTCCCTGATTTCGGCCATGAAGGCCTGCCGGGACTCCATGATAAAATCATACAATTCCTGAAGGATCTATAA
- a CDS encoding YhcH/YjgK/YiaL family protein — protein sequence MMLGKMDQWEQDRQHIHPLLRQVIDVLDQTDFDSLEEGRYELNGSDIYLTLSGLESLDPIGSRAEKHELFIDIHYLVGGSECIGWKAHSDEDVAREIRPGQDISLYESTGAEQLLELEPGMYAVFFPTDVHRPGLRGKHGIMGEPIKKVVVKVNSSLFKSEEKGDDDAASRYAPIRAENVPRNQSKTP from the coding sequence ATGATGCTCGGCAAAATGGATCAATGGGAACAAGACCGGCAGCATATTCACCCATTGCTCCGGCAAGTGATTGATGTGCTGGATCAAACGGATTTTGATTCATTGGAGGAAGGCAGATATGAACTGAATGGCTCCGATATCTATCTGACCCTTTCGGGGCTGGAGTCTCTCGATCCTATCGGATCAAGGGCAGAGAAGCATGAGTTGTTCATTGATATCCACTATCTGGTGGGGGGGAGCGAATGCATAGGCTGGAAAGCTCATTCCGATGAGGATGTCGCCCGTGAAATCCGTCCTGGACAGGACATCAGTTTGTATGAAAGTACAGGTGCAGAGCAGCTTCTGGAGCTTGAGCCGGGTATGTATGCTGTGTTCTTTCCCACAGATGTTCACCGGCCCGGATTAAGGGGCAAACATGGTATAATGGGCGAGCCGATAAAAAAAGTAGTTGTCAAAGTCAACTCGAGTTTGTTTAAATCAGAAGAAAAAGGTGATGACGATGCCGCTAGTCGATATGCCCCTATCAGAGCTGAAAACGTACCAAGGAATCAATCCAAGACCCCATGA
- a CDS encoding ROK family protein — protein MGMTRLVYAPDSTYAIGIDLGGTKINAGIVDERGQVLSACSLPTLPGQGSIPDRIMEILGKIFQNEGGPDLFRIRGIGVASAGQINWEQGSVHFSTELIPGYTGTPLRRILEERFQMPVFVDNDVNVLTLTEKRLGAAQGLRHFLCLALGTGVGGGIMVDGQIVRGSWGGAGEIGHMSVDFDGLPCICGGVGCLEQYASGTGIGARMRKELENMGQNAAGVDAREVMALWQAGDPAASKIMDETFRALGSALASLIHMFNPEMIVLGGGVAESGEAFIDRVREETMRRAMPSFTGSLRIVSAYRGNYSGMIGAGLQLWEYPLRMPASGREGKAL, from the coding sequence ATGGGGATGACACGACTTGTTTATGCACCCGATTCTACGTATGCCATAGGTATTGATCTTGGCGGCACGAAAATCAATGCAGGCATCGTTGACGAGAGGGGGCAAGTGCTTAGCGCTTGCTCTCTGCCTACATTGCCGGGTCAAGGAAGTATTCCGGACCGGATCATGGAGATACTTGGCAAGATATTCCAGAATGAAGGGGGCCCAGACCTCTTCCGCATACGCGGTATTGGCGTGGCCAGCGCTGGCCAGATCAACTGGGAGCAGGGTTCGGTGCATTTTTCTACGGAGCTGATTCCCGGCTATACGGGCACACCGCTCCGGCGGATTCTGGAGGAGCGTTTCCAGATGCCTGTGTTCGTGGACAATGATGTGAACGTCCTGACGCTGACGGAGAAAAGACTCGGTGCCGCCCAAGGTCTCCGTCATTTTCTATGTCTGGCTCTGGGAACAGGCGTTGGCGGAGGGATTATGGTGGACGGGCAAATTGTGCGCGGCAGCTGGGGAGGAGCTGGAGAAATCGGACATATGTCGGTGGATTTCGACGGACTGCCCTGTATCTGCGGCGGTGTGGGCTGCTTGGAGCAGTATGCTTCCGGCACCGGAATCGGCGCGCGCATGCGGAAGGAGCTTGAGAACATGGGTCAAAATGCAGCCGGCGTAGACGCCCGGGAAGTCATGGCCCTCTGGCAGGCGGGTGACCCCGCGGCAAGTAAGATCATGGATGAGACCTTCCGCGCGCTGGGCTCGGCGCTGGCTTCGCTCATCCACATGTTTAACCCGGAGATGATCGTGCTTGGCGGGGGTGTGGCTGAGAGCGGAGAGGCCTTCATAGATCGGGTGCGGGAAGAAACGATGAGGCGCGCAATGCCTTCTTTTACCGGTAGTCTCCGGATTGTCTCAGCTTACCGTGGTAATTACAGCGGCATGATCGGGGCAGGGCTTCAGCTATGGGAGTATCCGCTGCGTATGCCAGCCTCGGGCAGAGAGGGGAAGGCTTTATGA
- a CDS encoding N-acetylmannosamine-6-phosphate 2-epimerase, with product MNCIFKNRGLIVSCQALENEPLHGGDTMVKMALAAQQSGAVGIRANGAPDIWGIKQAVELPVIGIIKRMMPGSDVFITPTLTEVKQIIEAGADIVALDVTDRENRLEMVKELIDAAHEAGVAVMADVSTFEEGMAAEKLGVDYVGTTLSGYTSHSAQIAGPDIRLLSQLAKSLTQAVLIAEGKISTPADAALALAVGAEYVVVGSAITRPQLITEQYVHAMSVVLG from the coding sequence ATGAATTGTATATTTAAAAACCGGGGTTTGATCGTGTCCTGCCAGGCACTGGAGAATGAGCCGCTGCATGGCGGAGATACGATGGTAAAAATGGCTTTGGCTGCGCAGCAATCCGGCGCCGTTGGCATTCGCGCGAACGGAGCCCCCGATATTTGGGGCATCAAGCAGGCCGTGGAACTGCCGGTAATCGGCATCATTAAAAGGATGATGCCGGGCTCGGATGTATTCATTACGCCTACGTTGACAGAAGTGAAGCAAATCATTGAAGCAGGCGCGGATATCGTTGCACTGGATGTGACAGACCGTGAAAACCGCCTCGAAATGGTCAAGGAACTGATTGATGCGGCACATGAAGCTGGAGTGGCTGTCATGGCTGATGTATCGACATTTGAAGAAGGCATGGCTGCGGAGAAGCTTGGGGTAGATTACGTCGGCACCACGCTGTCGGGATATACATCGCATAGCGCCCAAATCGCCGGACCTGATATCCGTCTCCTGTCACAGCTCGCCAAGTCACTGACCCAAGCGGTATTGATTGCCGAAGGTAAAATCTCCACACCGGCAGACGCGGCTTTGGCATTGGCGGTCGGCGCAGAATACGTCGTAGTCGGCAGCGCCATCACCAGGCCGCAGCTGATCACCGAGCAGTACGTGCATGCCATGTCCGTGGTTTTGGGATAG
- a CDS encoding dihydrodipicolinate synthase family protein, which translates to MSDIEKFKGIIVAFYACYNEEGDVDPVRVRKLARHYADKGVRGLYVGGSSGEGMLQTAAERKVVLEAVMEEVGSELTIIAHIGAASTRESVELARHAEAVGADAISAVPAIYYRLSPASVERHWQEMIDSTSLPFIIYHIPQTTGFNLSTDLLAKMAAQDKVIGVKISSESTYELQQFKAVGGPDFLVLNGPDEQYLAGRSIGADGGIGGTYGVMPELFLKVESCYREGKVEEAREWQFRINEIIKNLLSFPSLYGACKAVLKLQGVECGEPRLPLLPVPPADKGRIVLLQKQIHEYTEEAMSSVKA; encoded by the coding sequence ATGTCTGATATCGAAAAATTCAAGGGAATCATTGTCGCATTCTATGCCTGCTATAACGAAGAGGGGGACGTAGACCCTGTAAGAGTACGCAAGCTTGCCCGCCACTACGCGGATAAGGGCGTCAGAGGCCTGTATGTCGGTGGAAGCAGCGGAGAAGGCATGCTGCAAACGGCAGCCGAACGCAAGGTTGTCCTGGAGGCTGTGATGGAGGAAGTCGGAAGCGAGCTGACGATCATCGCCCACATCGGTGCGGCATCAACCCGTGAAAGCGTGGAGCTGGCCAGGCATGCCGAAGCGGTAGGAGCAGACGCCATATCTGCAGTTCCAGCCATTTACTATCGTCTGTCACCCGCAAGCGTCGAACGGCATTGGCAGGAGATGATCGACAGCACATCGCTGCCTTTTATCATCTATCATATCCCGCAAACAACCGGATTCAATCTTTCCACGGATCTATTGGCGAAAATGGCTGCGCAGGATAAAGTTATCGGCGTGAAAATATCCTCGGAAAGCACATATGAGCTGCAGCAGTTCAAAGCCGTTGGCGGCCCGGATTTTCTGGTGCTGAACGGTCCTGACGAGCAGTATCTGGCAGGCCGCAGTATCGGCGCTGATGGTGGTATCGGCGGCACGTACGGCGTGATGCCGGAGCTGTTTCTGAAGGTGGAGAGCTGTTACCGGGAAGGCAAAGTGGAGGAAGCTCGTGAGTGGCAGTTTAGAATCAATGAGATCATTAAGAACCTGCTCAGCTTTCCATCCCTGTACGGCGCCTGCAAAGCCGTATTGAAGCTTCAGGGTGTAGAATGCGGTGAGCCAAGGCTGCCGCTGCTTCCGGTGCCTCCGGCAGACAAGGGACGTATTGTACTGCTGCAAAAGCAAATCCATGAGTATACAGAAGAAGCCATGTCTTCAGTTAAAGCCTGA
- a CDS encoding carbohydrate ABC transporter permease, which translates to MSSSIQAGMKAGIPRTKASGKKQWSIGGIISNVILTLSTLFFIFPFYWIITGAFKKQTTATAIPPEWFPLHPTFQNWSDLFKNAVWRWTFNSFFISFCEMAAVCLVAALAGYVLAKKSFPGRKIIFTLFVAAMALPKQVILVPLFTMLADFGWVNTYRGLIVPAIGWPFGVFLMKQFSQTIPTEVIEASKIDGCSEVRMFSTIILPLLTPALGALAIFTFIGSWNDYFSQLIMTRSTSMMTLPMGIATLQGEYTTNYGVMMAGAALASVPMIAIFLAFQKAFTQGITMGAVKG; encoded by the coding sequence ATGAGTTCATCAATACAGGCCGGAATGAAGGCGGGAATCCCCCGTACCAAAGCATCCGGCAAAAAACAATGGAGCATCGGCGGTATCATATCCAATGTGATTCTGACCCTGTCCACGCTATTTTTCATCTTTCCGTTTTACTGGATTATTACGGGCGCGTTCAAAAAGCAGACGACAGCGACCGCTATTCCACCGGAATGGTTTCCGCTTCATCCTACGTTTCAAAATTGGTCTGATCTCTTTAAAAATGCAGTCTGGCGTTGGACGTTTAACAGCTTTTTTATATCGTTCTGCGAGATGGCCGCAGTTTGTCTGGTGGCAGCCCTGGCGGGCTATGTTCTGGCGAAGAAGTCCTTCCCGGGCCGGAAAATCATCTTTACTCTCTTTGTGGCTGCGATGGCGCTGCCCAAACAGGTTATCCTTGTTCCGCTGTTTACGATGCTGGCTGATTTCGGCTGGGTCAATACATACCGGGGTCTGATCGTACCGGCCATTGGTTGGCCGTTTGGCGTATTTCTGATGAAGCAGTTTTCCCAGACGATTCCAACGGAGGTTATCGAGGCTTCCAAAATCGATGGCTGCTCGGAGGTCCGCATGTTCTCGACCATTATCCTGCCGCTGCTGACACCGGCGCTCGGAGCACTGGCCATTTTCACCTTTATCGGTTCCTGGAATGACTACTTCAGCCAGCTGATTATGACGCGTTCGACCTCCATGATGACGCTGCCGATGGGCATTGCGACCCTGCAGGGCGAGTACACCACAAACTACGGCGTAATGATGGCCGGCGCTGCGCTTGCATCTGTTCCGATGATCGCGATCTTCCTCGCATTCCAAAAGGCATTTACACAGGGGATTACGATGGGTGCGGTCAAGGGCTAG
- a CDS encoding carbohydrate ABC transporter permease, translating into METRVRKINPNVLRDWFMSYLFLLPAFGFFLVFVAYPMLRGIYISFFNYSLRKFEYVGLSNYIDLFHNEIFIKSLWNTSLLVIITVPVVIVFSIFVAMSIYRKKEFARSFFRGVFYLPAVSSVVSITVVWGWIYHPNYGVLNYLTGLFGAEPISWLGNEKTALLSIIAVLITTSVGQPIILYVASLGNIPTSYIEAAQIDRASSWQIFRKIIWPMLMPTNLYIIVITTINTFQCFAIIQLLTSGGPYYSTSTVMYGVYEQAFKLGNFGMASAMGVILAVIIGIISTIQFKYFGSDVEY; encoded by the coding sequence ATGGAAACAAGGGTACGAAAAATAAATCCTAATGTTTTGCGTGACTGGTTCATGAGTTATTTGTTTTTGCTCCCGGCATTCGGATTCTTCCTCGTGTTCGTTGCATATCCGATGCTGAGAGGGATTTACATCAGCTTTTTTAACTACAGTCTGCGGAAATTTGAGTACGTGGGCCTTAGCAACTACATTGATCTGTTCCACAACGAAATTTTTATCAAATCGCTATGGAATACATCACTGCTCGTGATCATCACGGTTCCGGTCGTGATTGTGTTTTCCATTTTTGTCGCGATGAGTATTTACCGTAAAAAAGAATTCGCAAGATCGTTCTTCAGAGGTGTATTCTACCTGCCGGCCGTTTCCTCCGTGGTCAGTATCACGGTTGTATGGGGCTGGATCTACCACCCGAACTACGGCGTGCTTAATTACCTGACCGGACTGTTCGGAGCAGAACCGATCTCCTGGCTGGGAAATGAAAAGACGGCTCTGCTGTCGATCATCGCGGTGCTCATTACCACATCCGTGGGGCAGCCGATCATCCTCTATGTCGCTTCACTGGGCAATATTCCAACCTCTTATATCGAAGCGGCCCAAATCGACCGGGCTTCGTCCTGGCAAATATTCCGGAAAATCATTTGGCCGATGCTGATGCCGACCAATCTCTATATTATCGTCATAACGACGATTAACACATTTCAGTGCTTTGCGATTATCCAGCTGCTCACATCCGGAGGTCCTTACTACAGCACTTCGACTGTCATGTACGGCGTATACGAGCAGGCATTCAAGCTAGGCAACTTCGGTATGGCTTCCGCCATGGGCGTCATTCTGGCCGTTATCATCGGCATTATTTCCACCATTCAGTTCAAATACTTTGGCAGCGATGTTGAGTACTAG